A stretch of the Myripristis murdjan chromosome 24, fMyrMur1.1, whole genome shotgun sequence genome encodes the following:
- the rmdn3 gene encoding LOW QUALITY PROTEIN: regulator of microtubule dynamics protein 3 (The sequence of the model RefSeq protein was modified relative to this genomic sequence to represent the inferred CDS: inserted 1 base in 1 codon), with amino-acid sequence MNTSLGRHGLIGLAIGATAGLGLIAFIIYKEVAGGEARGLLLEARPPXSLHGPADRPALLLDTLDDQEAEAQQQALAAVEAVVQGLSPEQQLELRNQLDQVLNCVASLRSEVAELRGGLQDIALQIIQDVKKGVEDSQRARRRRHVMHRERTDSMSSSSVYFTASQGASSPNDGETSEGGYSTAYAESDYTDRETDREEGDREPEQESEEEEEEDKSCATVLTLRQEDSQEEEVDEEDRVEEEEEEEQEGMTRLEVVTEVPSGELALLLAQTDILHTGDASLKAEGFRLLLANKAQYGDSREFLWRLARAYRDMYESTNDKQEKRSYAEQGREEAEIALRKNGLNAECHKWFAVLTGLASQYESMHGKLKSSHILKEHLDRAIALRDDDPLCFYLLGRWCYEVANLGWLEKKAAAALYEQPPASSLHDALENFLKAEELSPGFSKTVRLYIAKCHKELGNISEARNWTALALKMPTTANDDDTTSNLEVQLRVLTDKANDQLFSTGDQ; translated from the exons ATGAACACGTCGTTGGGCAGACACGGCTTGATAGGTCTTGCTATAGGAGCCACAGCTGGCCTGGGCTTGATAGCGTTCATCATCTACAAAGAAGTAGCAGGAGGAGAGGCCAGAGGCCTGCTGCTGGAGGCCCGGCCGC GCTCGCTGCACGGCCCTGCGGACCGACCGGCGCTGCTGCTGGACACCCTTGATGACCAAG AGGCGGAGGCCCAGCAGCAGGCGCTGGCAGCGGTGGAGGCCGTGGTGCAGGGTCTCTCTCcggagcagcagctggagctcaGGAACCAGCTGGACCAGGTGCTGAACTGCGTGGCCTCGCTGCGCTCTGAGGTGGCCGAGCTGAGGGGCGGCCTGCAGGACATCGCCCTGCAGATCATCCAGGATGTCAA AAAGGGTGTGGAAGACAGCCAGCGAGCTCGCCGGCGGCGCCACGTCATGCACAGGGAGCGCACCGATTCAATGAGCTCTAGCTCTGTCTACTTCACTGCCAGCCAGGGAGCCAGCAGTCCGAATGATGGGGAGACCAGTGAGGGGGG GTACTCAACGGCTTACGCTGAATCTGACTACACAGACCGTGAGACTGACAGGGAGGAGGGTGACCGGGAGCCTGAGCAggagtctgaggaggaggaggaggaagataagAGCTGTGCCACCGTCCTTACCCTGCGCCAAGAAGACTCCCAAGAAGAGGAGGTGGATGAAGAAGAcagagtggaggaagaggaggaagaggagcaggaggggatGACGAGGCTGGAGGTGGTGACTGAAGTTCCCAGCGGGGAGCTTGCCCTGCTGCTGGCTCAGACTGACATCCTCCACACGGGCGATGCCAGTTTGAAAGCAGAGGGCTTCCGTCTGCTGCTCGCCAACAAAGCACAG TATGGAGACAGCAGGGAGTTTCTGTGGCGACTGGCACGGGCGTACCGCGATATGTATGAGTCCACAAACGACAAGCAAGAAAAGAGGTCTTATGCAGAACAGG GTCGCGAGGAGGCGGAGATTGCCCTGAGGAAGAACGGCCTGAATGCTGAATGCCACAAATG GTTTGCTGTGCTCACAGGGCTCGCGTCACAGTATGAGAGCATGCATGGCAAACTGAAGAGCAGCCACATACTGAAG GAGCATTTAGACCGAGCAATCGCCCTCAGAGATGATGACCCGCTGTGTTTTTACCTGCTGGGGCGATGGTGCTATGAG GTCGCCAACCTTGGCTGGCTGGAGAAGAAGGCAGCGGCTGCTCTGTACGAACAGCCACCTGCTTCCAGTCTCCATGACGCTCTCGAGAACTTCCTCAAG GCGGAGGAACTCAGTCCAGGTTTTTCCAAGACCGTGAGACTTTACATCGCCAAG TGTCACAAGGAGCTGGGAAACATCTCTGAAGCGAGAAACTGGACTGCGCTGGCGCTGAAGATGCCCACAACTGCTAATGAT GATGACACAACCTCTAACCTGGAGGTTCAGCTCAGGGTCTTAACTGACAAAGCAAATGACCAGCTGTTTTCCACTGGGGACCAGTAG